A window of Candidatus Nitrospira allomarina genomic DNA:
TCATCTGCACGATCAATTGTTCGGTAACCTTCCAGGCATTTTCCCAGGATGGGTCCGGCTGGTCGAGATAGACCAGTAGATCGAGACGAAGAGCGGGATCTTCCCAGTCCTTCATCTGCTGTTGCTGAGCCCTTCCTTCCAGAAAGGATTTTAATTTGTATTTGGCGTGGCGAAACACCTGTAGCACGCGGGAGACTTCAAAAGCTTCGGCACTCAGCGGAAATTGTTGAAGCCAAAACTCCGTCGTGTGATGGAAGGAATTGTCAAGGACGAGACGTCCGTCGTTCAGGATGAAATAGGGGATATTGGTTTTCCCGTTTAGTTCTCTCAGGTTCCCACGTATATCGTTCTCTGTATAAAATGCCAGCAGGACGAGATCCGGATCATAGGCAGAAGCCCTATGACGCAGCACCAGTAATTCCTGGGCTGTACTGAAGCCGGACACACCGAAATTCATGACTTCTACCTGACGCCCGGCGAGGGAGGGACAATCTGACAACTCGTGTGCAAGCCTGACCCCATAGATGTGTTCTGTCGGGACCTGCATCGCTTCCGTGTAGGAATCGCCCAGAAGCGCAATCCGGAAGGTCCCAACAGGCTTTTCCAGAGTGTGCTCACGGTCGCGCAGCCCAAAACTATTGATTCGAATGTAGGCTTCACCTTCATTGGAATACAGACCTTCCGCCCCCGGTTTATGAGCATAGCCGGTCAGATTGTCAGCAATAAAGAAAGAGGGGTAGGAAATTCCGAAAAAGTAAAGACCGATTTCAACGAGGACAAAGGCCATTCCACATCCAATGAAGACTAATGCAATGTTTCCTGCCCACTTCCTCACCACCCGCTCTCATGCCCCTCATTTTTCCATATCATTTTTAAAAATCGACCCTCTGAAACAAGGCGAGATTTCCCCATAGGCACTCTACCCGTACCGGAGCTTGAGGATAAAAATCCAACCAGCCAGAAACAGGGTCACCATATTGGCGATGACTAACGGCCAATCATGATTGATCAAGCCATATACGCTCCAGAGCATCAAGCCCGAAGTTAAGATTGAATACATGCTCAGGGAAAGATCTTTGGTATGTTTCGTTTTCACAATTTGAATCGCCTGGGGAAGAAACGACGAGGTTGTGCAGGCCCCCGCGACATATCCCATAATCGTCACCCAATCCATGTTGCCTCCTCTGTGAGATGTCCCATTAACCGATGCGGGTTTTTCAGTGGACCACTCTGGTCAAATTTCCAGACGTGCCATATACCGCCGCGTTGGAATGGGGGGACGTTGAATCGCCGGAAGAAAATGACGTATGGTGTGTGCCGATCTTGCACAATTTTCAAACGAAAGGATTCTTAATCCAATGACCTTGCAAGCTCATGCGGAAGCATTGTATTCAGGCATTCGATCACTATTGGGACAGCATGACGCAAAACAGGTTCAAGCGAAACTGGAACATGACCTGCGCCATGTGGTTCCAACCTGGAACCATACCACACCTGCCTGTCCCGGATGGTATTGGTTTAAGGCGCAGGGCGTCAGTGAACCACAACTATTGCACGTGACTCATGGCCGGATTGATACCAAACTCATGGCCGATCTGGGTCCGCCGAATAATCTGGTGGATGTTCAGCGCATCAAAGGGCAATGGGCGGGGCCCCTTCTTCCCCCAACCTAAGCGGGAGTAGGGACTTTTGAACGGATCCGCTGTGCTCCAGATTGCTCTGCCATGAAATGGTGAGAGATGAAAATTGATGGCATGCAACAGTCTCTCGGCGTGTCTTCTTTCTTCAGCCAATCCCAACTGTCACGTTCTTCCACTCACATCGACTGTTCAAAGCTGATTGAAATCCTGATATTTGTGGACGACGCTTACCACATCCCGTAGTTTCTTCATCTCCGGGGAGTTATCGTAAATCAACCACAGTCGGTCTTGGAGATTGCCAATGAGTGCGACCGTTGGTCTATGGTGAATGGACCCAACTCCCCACACAACCTCAGTGAGCACCGGAAATTCAATATCAGAAGAAGACCGAATTTTCGACGTGGCGTTGGACAGATACGTCAGCAGAATCGTCATCACCTCCAGATCCCCTTCGGATCGCAAAATCCGTCCCAATCCCTTGGCTGCCGCCGCTCGAATCGAGACCGGTCTGTCCTGGCTTTCGAACAACCCTTGCAGGTGCGGGACGACGTCGAGTCCAAGACCGGAAATGGCAGCAATGGCTTGTTCCGGAGCCTGCCCCTGTTCAACTTCTTTCAGGAGATACGGAAGGGCTTCGGGATCCGGGAACTGACGGAGCAAATCAAGAATAATCAATTGACGGGTTTGGGACGTCTCGGGATTGGTCAGCACGGACACCAGTCGATGGGTTTGCCCCCATTCACTGAGGAGCATAACCGGAAAATCAAACCGTTCAAGTTCCCGGGTGAGTTGCTCAAAAACAGCAACTCCGGAGTCTACGTCCTGCGCCTCGCGCAGAATACGAGAATCCTGCTCCATCGAGGGGTGTACTTCTTTGTGCCAACTCAGGTCCCTCCCCTCAAGGAGATACGATAATTGGCAGGCCGGGCCATGCCAGAGTCGATCGGGGGTATGGGTCAACTCATTATCTCCGCCAAAGCGAGCGACGCTTTGTTGGTGTTTACGCTCTTCGCAGATGATGTGGAATTCCACATCATGGGGTTGAGTGGCATCCGTGACCACCTGAAATCCCAGCTCCTCGAATCGCCGCTGAACCACCTGGAGGATAAGCTCGGGCGAGATAAAACCCTTTTCGGTCAGTGCCAGGGCGGAAACCCGGATGGTTTGAATGCGGGAGAGCTGAGCTTTTTGTTCAGGTGTGAAAGAGGCGCGGCGGGCCACACTGTCCGTCGGAAAAATAAGCGCCAGAAGGATAACGAGATGCACCACTATTCCCATCATGGCAATCTCCCTTTTGAGCAAGAGTACCAGAGATTAATGGAACCGCAACCCTCTTTTCTGGAGAAAGAGGAATTTTATGAAAAAAGATTAGTTGTTCACAAGGGGAATGGGAACTGGCATCTCCTCCTCTTATTGCAACCGGGCTGGCAAGCCAAAAGACTTCCTTCGCGAAGTTTCCGGTCATACACACATCAGGACCACTGGCGAAGCTCTCGTTATGAGGGGGTGTCTGTTATCGATGCCATATCGATGACAAAACGAAAACGGACGTCCCCCCGAAGGACGCGTTCATAGGCTTCATTTATTTGATTGATGGGAATGACCTCCACATCGGAAGTGATCCCATGCTCCCCGCAAAAATTCAGCATTTCCTGTGTCTCACGAATCCCGCCAATCAGGGAACCCACCAGACGCCGTCGCCGCATAATAAGCGCAAAGGCCTCAACGGAGAGGGGTTCGCTCGGCGCACCGACCATAATGTACGTTCCATCAGTTTTAAGCAGCCCCAGATAGGCATTGAAATCATGGGTCCCAGAGACCGTATCAATCACAAAATCAAACTGACGGGCCAAACGCGTCAAGGTCCCTTCCTGCGAAGTCGCCGCAAACCCTGCCGCCCCAAGACGCTCAGCTTCCCCCCGCTTCAGGTCCGTGCGGCTCAAGACGGTGACCTCCGCCCCAAAGGCCCTACCAAATTTAACGGCCATGTGACCGAGCCCCCCGAGCCCCACCACAGCAAGCATATGGCCTTTCCCTATGCCCCACTGTCGCAAAGGAGAGTACGTGGTAATTCCGGCACACAACAGGGGGGCGACTCCTGCCGGCGGAAGAGAGTGAGGAATCTTGAGCACATAGGATTCATGCACCACGATTTCGCTGGAGTACCCGCCATAAGTCGGCCGGCCATCTTTGTCGAGACCGTTGTAGGTCAGGATCATACCCGCTTCACAATATTGCTCTAAGCCACGGGTACATGATGAACAGGTGCGACATGAATCGACAAAACATCCGACTCCGACCGTCTCTCCTTCACTCACCTTCTGAACACCTGCCCCCACCCTGGTCACCGTACCAACTATCTCATGCCCGGGGACCAGAGGAAAGATGGACCCACCCCATTCGTCTCGCGCCTGATGAATGTCGGAGTGGCAGACTCCGCAATACACGATTTTGATCAGAACGTCATTCGACCCGACCGGTCGCCGGTCAAAGCTGAACGGTTCGAGCAAGGCCCCGGCTTGCAACGCGGCATAGGCTTTGGTTGCGCCCATCGATGCGCTCCTTAAATTAAACAATTCAATCCGGCCATGGGTGAAGAGCCCTATGATTGCTGATTGAGAAATCTGGGGCGATCCCTGACGGAAATCATGCGCATCAGATCCCTGACAGACAAAATTCCCACGATCGCATGGTTTTCCGTAATGGGCAAATGCCGAATATTTTTTTCGGCCATAAGATCGCTGGCATCATGCACGGTGCGGTTGATATCAATATCGATCAGCGCTTGCGTCATCACGGAGCCCGCCCTGGCCTGAGTCAGATCCCGGTTCTGAGCCATGCCTTTGTAGATCAGATCTCGCTCCGTGACAATCCCCACCATCTCTCCAGCCTGCGTCACCATGAGGGCCCCGATCCGCTTGTCGGTCATACGCTGGGCGACGGTGATGAGTGTCGCTTCCCGATCGATCGTTTCAATGTCACGCCGCATCAGCACACTGAGCGGCCGGTACACATCATCAAGATCCCGGATCGGCCCCTTCTCAGCATACACAAAATGTTTCACCAGGTCGCGAACGGATATCAGCCCGACAACGGCTTCCCCTTCTGTCACACAAAGATGCCGAATGCCATGCTTCTCCATGAAATGGCTGGCATCCAGCATCGTTCGATCAGAGGGAATGGAGAGTAACGGGCTTGCCATAATCTGCCCCACATTCGTTCCGGCCGCATTCAGATCTTTGGCGATGACCAGGCGGATAAGATCGGTCTCTGAAATGAGCCCGATAATTTTTGTTCTCTGAGATTCCTGCCCTGCCGGATGGACAACGAGACTCCCAATCCGTCGTGCCGCCATGAGACTTACCGCATTCAGCACAGAGGTGTCTTCGCTCACCCCTTGAAGGGCGCGCTGCATATAATGCCCAATGGTTTCCTTAAAATCGACGCTCATAACCTTCCCTTCTTCCTCAAGGGGTGAAAATCCCCCATGCCACTCTTTCCCATTCGATCCTGATCCCTGGCCCGGGCATTCCGATCACGTACGTTCCTGTTCCTGAATAAATTGTCGAGCGTTGGTGAGTTCCTCATACAGGCACAGTTGATTTTTCACCAGGAGATGCTCAATTGCGGCAATCCGGAACATAACTTCAGGGAGCATGATATCGAGGCGTTCAGTGAGAGACTCAATCGTTTTGGCCATGCCTCCCGGTGCACGAGCCCCCCCCACACGTTGAGGCCGCGTTGATTTCCTGGAGGCGATCCCCTTTTTTCGAGAGGCGGTCCCTTTCTTGGAGGAGACCGGTCCTTTCTTGGAGGAGGCTGGTCCTTTTTTACGAGAAGGCGTCTGCTTTTTCTTCGAGGTAGGAGTGCGTTTCTGAGGTGCTTGACGGATCGACTTCTTTGTTACGGCCATACTACCCTCCAATTGACCAATAATAAATCTCCCAACGAACAACCGGTCACAGAGATTTGCGTCCTTTTGTCCACGAATACGCTGAACGACTATACACCACCATGTCAGATTTTTTCGAGCACACTAGGAGCCAGTCGGACTTGGGGGATCGAGAGCGAAAAAGCGGCTGAGCGAGGCCAGATATTGACGATTTCGCCGGCCCATAGTAAGACTATGGTCCAAGAAAGCGGTGAAATATGGACCGCTTAAACGCTTTTGGAGCCGATTCATCCTCAGTCCGACAGCCTCCTAGGCTTCCATTGACATGAACAGGGCCATGGCCTGTTCTACCTGGTCACTTCAGGATTTTCAACTCTTTCTCGATGTTGCCCTGACATTTCGTGCAAATCCCATGCGTCAGGGAAGGCACAACCTTGCTGCCAAGAAGATCAAGATAATTCACCACCTCCTCCAACTCGACCCATCCCTGGTTCGGGAGACGGACTTTCATACACCAACTACAGATCGTCAGAAAGGGCTCTCCTCTCTGTACATCGGGATCGAGGAACAATACAGGGTCTCGTGGAACCACACGGATGGGGTGAGTCGAGAACATCAGTTCGTCCTCCTGAAGAGGAGACACCATGAGTTGAAAATACCGGCGACATACCGGGGAATCGCAGCGAAACTTGAAAACCGCGGCTTGCTGCTTCTTTCTCACGACTTTAAAAATGTGGCGGTATATCTGACGGAGTTCTTCTCCTTCAATGAAATCCCAGAGAGACTTTCCAATGACATACGCGCGATTCAGATGCCCTCCGGCATTTTGGCAGGCAAACTGTAACCAACCCTCATTGATAAACCGAATGCAATCGGCTTTATCGATGCTATATTGAATCGACGTGTGCATGGTGGACCTCCGGGTGGGAGAGGGCCTCCCACTACAATCGTGAAGGAGGGGTCATCATACGCCAAATGGGAAAGCAGTTCAAAATCGTTCTAAAAGCCCAGGCCCAGGGGTTTCAGGACACTCAACACCAGACCCATTCCGCCGTTCGTGTTCCCTTCTTCTGGAAGAGATTTATTCATTCTTGCTAGAGTGCGTCAGGGCTCCGCTGTGTGCGTCATCTATTATGAGGAGGGGCTGAATGAAATATGTCCATCTTGGTCGATCCGGGTTGAAAGTCAGCCGGTTGTGTCTGGGCACGATGAATTTCGGACCGGAAACCACAGAAGCCGACAGCGGAACCATCATGGATACCGCACTGGAACTCGGCATTAATTTTTTCGATACCGCAAACGTGTATGGCTGGGAAGTGGGGGAAGGCATTACCGAACAGATCATCGGTCGTTGGTTTGCGCAAGGAGGCCAACGCCGGGAAAGAGTCGTCCTGGCCACCAAAGTGTTCGGGCGAATGGGAGACTGGCCCAACCAATCCCGTTTGTCCGCACTCCATATCAAGCGCGCCTGTGAAGCCAGTTTGCGCCGGCTCCAAACCGATTATATCGACCTGTATCAGATGCACCATATTGACCGGCATTCGCCATGGGAGGAAATCTGGCAGGCCATGGAACAACTCATGCGCGAGGGGAAAATCTTATACGTGGGGAGTAGTAACTTTGCGGGGTGGCATCTGGCGCAAGCACAGGAAATGGCCAGGCACCGGAATTTCCTGGGACTGGTGGCGAAGCAAAGTTTGTACAACTTAAATGACCGCATGATTGAGCTGGAGGTCATTCCGGCCTGTGAAGCGTACGGCATTGGCTTAATTCCCTGGAGTCCGGTCGCCCGCGGCCTCCTGGCCGGGGCGCTTGAACCCGCGACCAGCGGACGGCGGGCCGATGAGGATCTGCGAAAGAACGTGGAAAAATTCCGGCCACGGTTGGAAGCCTACGAAGCGCTGTGCCGGGAAGTAGGCGAAACGCCTGCCCATATCGCCATGGCATGGCTGCTTCATCAACCAGCCGTCACGGCACCCATCATCGGGCCCCGAACTCTGGATCAGTTACAGGGCGCCATGCGCACCTTCGACATCACACTTTCCAAAGAGGTGTTGAAAAAATTGGATACCATTTTCCCCGGACCAGGAGGCCCCGCACCCGAAGCTTACGCCTGGTGAGACCCCTCGCCGGGTGTCAAATATTTGCAACTTGTGTA
This region includes:
- a CDS encoding SemiSWEET transporter; the protein is MDWVTIMGYVAGACTTSSFLPQAIQIVKTKHTKDLSLSMYSILTSGLMLWSVYGLINHDWPLVIANMVTLFLAGWIFILKLRYG
- a CDS encoding aldo/keto reductase; amino-acid sequence: MKYVHLGRSGLKVSRLCLGTMNFGPETTEADSGTIMDTALELGINFFDTANVYGWEVGEGITEQIIGRWFAQGGQRRERVVLATKVFGRMGDWPNQSRLSALHIKRACEASLRRLQTDYIDLYQMHHIDRHSPWEEIWQAMEQLMREGKILYVGSSNFAGWHLAQAQEMARHRNFLGLVAKQSLYNLNDRMIELEVIPACEAYGIGLIPWSPVARGLLAGALEPATSGRRADEDLRKNVEKFRPRLEAYEALCREVGETPAHIAMAWLLHQPAVTAPIIGPRTLDQLQGAMRTFDITLSKEVLKKLDTIFPGPGGPAPEAYAW
- a CDS encoding HEAT repeat domain-containing protein, encoding MMGIVVHLVILLALIFPTDSVARRASFTPEQKAQLSRIQTIRVSALALTEKGFISPELILQVVQRRFEELGFQVVTDATQPHDVEFHIICEERKHQQSVARFGGDNELTHTPDRLWHGPACQLSYLLEGRDLSWHKEVHPSMEQDSRILREAQDVDSGVAVFEQLTRELERFDFPVMLLSEWGQTHRLVSVLTNPETSQTRQLIILDLLRQFPDPEALPYLLKEVEQGQAPEQAIAAISGLGLDVVPHLQGLFESQDRPVSIRAAAAKGLGRILRSEGDLEVMTILLTYLSNATSKIRSSSDIEFPVLTEVVWGVGSIHHRPTVALIGNLQDRLWLIYDNSPEMKKLRDVVSVVHKYQDFNQL
- a CDS encoding CBS domain-containing protein, whose translation is MSVDFKETIGHYMQRALQGVSEDTSVLNAVSLMAARRIGSLVVHPAGQESQRTKIIGLISETDLIRLVIAKDLNAAGTNVGQIMASPLLSIPSDRTMLDASHFMEKHGIRHLCVTEGEAVVGLISVRDLVKHFVYAEKGPIRDLDDVYRPLSVLMRRDIETIDREATLITVAQRMTDKRIGALMVTQAGEMVGIVTERDLIYKGMAQNRDLTQARAGSVMTQALIDIDINRTVHDASDLMAEKNIRHLPITENHAIVGILSVRDLMRMISVRDRPRFLNQQS
- a CDS encoding NAD(P)-dependent alcohol dehydrogenase: MGATKAYAALQAGALLEPFSFDRRPVGSNDVLIKIVYCGVCHSDIHQARDEWGGSIFPLVPGHEIVGTVTRVGAGVQKVSEGETVGVGCFVDSCRTCSSCTRGLEQYCEAGMILTYNGLDKDGRPTYGGYSSEIVVHESYVLKIPHSLPPAGVAPLLCAGITTYSPLRQWGIGKGHMLAVVGLGGLGHMAVKFGRAFGAEVTVLSRTDLKRGEAERLGAAGFAATSQEGTLTRLARQFDFVIDTVSGTHDFNAYLGLLKTDGTYIMVGAPSEPLSVEAFALIMRRRRLVGSLIGGIRETQEMLNFCGEHGITSDVEVIPINQINEAYERVLRGDVRFRFVIDMASITDTPS
- a CDS encoding SGNH/GDSL hydrolase family protein, which translates into the protein MRKWAGNIALVFIGCGMAFVLVEIGLYFFGISYPSFFIADNLTGYAHKPGAEGLYSNEGEAYIRINSFGLRDREHTLEKPVGTFRIALLGDSYTEAMQVPTEHIYGVRLAHELSDCPSLAGRQVEVMNFGVSGFSTAQELLVLRHRASAYDPDLVLLAFYTENDIRGNLRELNGKTNIPYFILNDGRLVLDNSFHHTTEFWLQQFPLSAEAFEVSRVLQVFRHAKYKLKSFLEGRAQQQQMKDWEDPALRLDLLVYLDQPDPSWENAWKVTEQLIVQMKREVDEEGRRFLLFSLSNPDQVHPDVQHRQALARQFGVPDLLYPDRRIQALAKREGIELLSLAEPLATYAEQHGVFLHGFQNRELGKGHWNAAGHRLAGKLMSERICLMVESIGRKT